In Saprospiraceae bacterium, a genomic segment contains:
- a CDS encoding transferase hexapeptide repeat family protein: MIYAFKDFIPVIHPTAFVHPQASITGCVVIGKDVYVGPFAAIRGDFGAIYIEDGCNIQENCTIHMFPGVEVRLKENAHIGHGAIIHGSTIGVNCLIGMNSVIMDEVEIGDNSIVGAMSFIKENTKIPPRSLVVGNPARIVRELNDEMIDWKSKGTELYQQLARDAHLHLRICEPFQQMPENYKTPTGDYKSWKKN; this comes from the coding sequence ATGATCTACGCATTTAAAGATTTTATCCCGGTCATCCACCCAACAGCCTTTGTGCACCCTCAGGCATCCATCACAGGCTGTGTCGTCATTGGCAAGGACGTTTATGTGGGTCCGTTTGCAGCCATTAGGGGCGATTTTGGAGCCATTTACATCGAAGACGGCTGTAACATCCAAGAAAACTGTACCATTCACATGTTTCCTGGTGTAGAAGTGCGACTCAAAGAAAATGCCCATATAGGCCACGGCGCCATCATACATGGGAGCACTATTGGCGTCAATTGCCTCATTGGCATGAATTCCGTCATCATGGATGAAGTAGAAATCGGCGATAACAGCATTGTAGGTGCCATGAGTTTTATTAAAGAGAATACTAAAATTCCACCCCGAAGTCTGGTCGTCGGTAATCCTGCACGAATTGTGAGAGAACTGAATGATGAAATGATCGATTGGAAAAGCAAAGGCACCGAATTATACCAACAATTAGCAAGAGATGCGCATTTGCATTTGAGAATTTGTGAACCTTTTCAACAAATGCCTGAAAATTATAAAACGCCTACCGGAGATTATA
- a CDS encoding DUF2461 domain-containing protein translates to MPVYFDEDFQKFFKGLVKNNKREWFNSHKELFKNKVEKPFHELVTDVIDAMKEINPKIQINSKDAVFRIYKDIRFSKDKTPYKEHISAIVSPGARKDFTATGVYIEFNHEGIKVYSGIYEPNRKQLASIRYYIADHLKEFQKVKADKKFVNRFGKILGDQNKVLPVDLKAAAAQENLIYNKNFYFNCNLDKTMLFSPKLVKEIIACYKDSLAVNVFLEQAIRAGE, encoded by the coding sequence ATGCCAGTATATTTTGACGAGGATTTTCAAAAATTCTTCAAAGGTTTGGTCAAAAACAATAAGCGTGAGTGGTTTAATAGCCATAAGGAACTCTTTAAAAATAAAGTTGAAAAACCATTTCATGAACTGGTTACGGATGTCATTGATGCCATGAAAGAAATCAATCCTAAAATCCAGATCAATTCCAAAGATGCAGTATTCAGAATTTACAAGGATATTCGCTTTTCAAAAGATAAGACCCCGTATAAAGAACACATCAGTGCCATTGTTTCACCGGGAGCCCGGAAAGATTTTACTGCAACTGGGGTCTATATTGAATTTAACCATGAAGGCATTAAAGTGTACTCCGGGATCTATGAACCCAACCGGAAGCAATTGGCATCTATACGATATTATATTGCAGATCATCTGAAAGAATTTCAAAAAGTTAAAGCCGACAAAAAGTTTGTGAATCGATTCGGAAAAATTTTGGGAGATCAGAACAAAGTACTTCCCGTCGACCTGAAAGCAGCAGCGGCCCAGGAAAATCTTATCTACAATAAGAATTTTTATTTTAACTGTAATTTAGATAAGACGATGCTTTTTTCTCCAAAACTGGTCAAAGAAATCATTGCTTGTTATAAGGATTCACTAGCGGTGAATGTATTTTTAGAGCAGGCGATCAGGGCAGGGGAATAA
- a CDS encoding T9SS type A sorting domain-containing protein → MITSIQLIAQGKRDYIWHLGGTNSTSADSTYWRYNIDFNQIPKEIYITHKDFRIHQNNASICDTAGNLLMYTAGCWVSDRNFQRMPNGTINQGEGHDLSCSNGDYRISFGTLILNQTNQKNYIVLHKFKEFVQDSLSIIAVTKLLYSIADMSLNNGFGDLTQKNQLAIDRYLSASDLTAVRHANGRDWWVVCPGRANNSYFTVLFTENGPLPYREQKIGTDFYFLDDGGSQSCFSPDGNLYARMTPSRGLFLLDFDRNTGVFSNFRQLITGSETTDHTVGVAFSPDSRFVYLVYRWDLYQADTRSPDLSSSLVHIDHWDGYVEDGIWVAGFDAAMSGPDCKIYIRTGTSNRVMHVIHQPNQKGKNCQFEQHGLFLPARNHASIPNFVNYRLGHEAFCDSTLVVNNWHSFQENYSDLLLYPNPAGLSCTMEDQNQDNCIQNIQVFDLQGKKIDEFIPISQTYKHKFSTQQFKSGVYVLKVKLSNQKYHFAKLMIH, encoded by the coding sequence TTGATTACATCAATTCAATTGATCGCACAAGGAAAGAGGGATTATATTTGGCACCTTGGTGGCACAAATTCCACAAGTGCCGATTCTACCTATTGGAGATACAATATTGATTTCAATCAAATACCGAAAGAGATTTATATCACGCATAAAGATTTTAGAATTCATCAAAACAATGCCAGCATCTGTGATACTGCCGGAAATTTACTGATGTATACCGCGGGTTGTTGGGTTTCTGATCGCAATTTTCAACGTATGCCCAATGGGACAATTAATCAAGGTGAAGGTCATGATTTGTCTTGCTCTAATGGAGACTATAGAATTTCTTTTGGTACTTTAATATTAAACCAAACTAATCAAAAGAATTACATTGTACTACATAAATTTAAAGAATTCGTCCAGGACTCATTATCTATTATCGCAGTTACAAAACTTCTTTATTCCATTGCGGACATGAGCCTCAACAATGGCTTTGGTGACTTAACTCAAAAAAATCAGCTAGCCATTGATCGCTATCTTTCTGCTTCCGACCTGACGGCAGTCAGACATGCCAATGGCAGAGATTGGTGGGTAGTCTGTCCCGGCAGAGCCAACAACTCCTACTTTACCGTTTTGTTTACCGAAAATGGCCCTTTGCCCTATCGCGAACAAAAAATCGGAACCGATTTCTACTTTCTCGATGACGGTGGTTCGCAATCTTGTTTTTCTCCCGATGGCAATTTATATGCTAGGATGACTCCCAGCAGAGGACTGTTTCTCTTGGACTTTGACCGCAATACAGGTGTATTCAGCAATTTTCGTCAATTGATTACCGGCAGTGAAACGACAGATCATACAGTGGGCGTTGCCTTTTCGCCTGATTCCCGCTTTGTATACCTCGTTTATAGATGGGACCTTTACCAGGCTGATACGAGATCTCCTGATTTATCTTCCTCATTGGTCCATATTGACCATTGGGATGGCTATGTAGAAGATGGCATTTGGGTGGCAGGATTCGATGCAGCTATGTCCGGGCCCGATTGTAAGATCTACATTCGCACCGGTACAAGCAATCGCGTCATGCATGTCATCCATCAACCTAATCAAAAAGGAAAAAACTGTCAGTTTGAACAACACGGACTGTTTTTGCCGGCTCGCAATCATGCCAGCATTCCTAATTTTGTCAATTATCGTCTTGGGCACGAAGCCTTTTGCGATTCGACACTGGTCGTAAACAATTGGCATTCATTTCAGGAAAATTATTCTGATTTGTTGTTATACCCAAATCCTGCAGGCTTGAGCTGTACAATGGAAGATCAAAATCAGGATAATTGTATTCAAAACATTCAAGTGTTCGATTTACAAGGAAAAAAAATAGATGAATTCATTCCAATTTCCCAAACCTACAAACATAAGTTTTCTACTCAGCAATTCAAGTCAGGGGTATATGTACTTAAAGTAAAATTATCAAATCAAAAGTATCATTTCGCAAAGTTAATGATCCATTGA
- a CDS encoding T9SS type A sorting domain-containing protein, producing MFIINSQDQQHPEYTPSNFSELVNDGWFEHQTESAIPIICPNGPGSGDFPKTFPKEEDYLIANNGFDYGDAAGSRIWSARRQLYREISRQDNFDSLPLLFQNYYVSQSETSVGQFEQVEAGIEQAFSSVTPLNESITTWTFLADSINQMIASLLEVYLLETDSSVKLNILLQINDYKTELDSLLEVVEVTYTTMIDSLGIRLALVDDLNGAIVSDSLFERIQQDVNHMALAKMMTSNFTLNASEMELLDSLAAVCSLFGGEGIYRARSLALIFGLENHRDDSLCVPSMLPRVREQNSNTQIQSSALSVYPNPASHILHIFVADPDYKVAEIRILDILGNVINKFANTSVDRSVDLEINQIYKGIYRLEVKFTNGMVNSKIFLKF from the coding sequence TTGTTCATCATAAACTCTCAGGACCAACAACATCCTGAATATACTCCTTCCAATTTTTCAGAACTGGTCAACGATGGTTGGTTTGAACATCAAACAGAATCAGCCATCCCAATTATTTGCCCCAATGGGCCGGGCAGCGGAGATTTTCCGAAGACTTTTCCTAAAGAAGAGGATTATCTGATAGCCAATAATGGTTTTGACTATGGCGACGCAGCCGGTAGCAGAATTTGGAGCGCACGCAGGCAACTTTATCGTGAAATCAGTCGTCAGGATAATTTTGATAGTCTGCCATTACTCTTTCAAAATTATTATGTATCTCAGTCTGAAACAAGCGTTGGTCAATTTGAGCAAGTGGAGGCCGGCATTGAACAAGCGTTCTCCAGTGTTACACCACTCAATGAAAGCATTACAACATGGACTTTCCTAGCAGATAGTATAAACCAAATGATAGCTTCCCTGTTAGAAGTTTATTTATTGGAAACAGATTCTTCTGTTAAACTCAACATTTTATTGCAAATCAATGATTACAAAACGGAATTGGATTCGTTATTGGAGGTAGTGGAAGTCACTTATACCACTATGATTGATAGTTTAGGCATACGATTGGCGTTAGTTGATGATCTGAATGGTGCTATCGTGTCCGATTCTTTGTTCGAGAGAATTCAGCAAGATGTGAACCACATGGCGCTCGCAAAAATGATGACCAGTAATTTTACTTTGAATGCATCGGAAATGGAATTACTTGACAGTTTGGCTGCTGTCTGTTCGCTATTTGGCGGCGAAGGAATTTACAGAGCACGATCGCTCGCTTTGATTTTTGGTTTGGAAAATCATCGCGATGACAGTCTCTGTGTACCATCAATGCTACCTAGAGTCAGAGAACAAAACAGCAATACACAAATCCAGTCTTCTGCCTTATCGGTTTATCCGAATCCAGCTAGTCATATCTTGCATATTTTTGTAGCAGATCCTGATTACAAGGTTGCAGAAATCAGAATTTTGGATATTTTGGGAAATGTTATTAATAAATTTGCTAATACTTCTGTTGATAGGTCAGTGGATTTAGAAATAAATCAAATCTATAAAGGGATCTACAGGCTTGAAGTAAAATTTACAAATGGCATGGTAAACAGTAAAATATTTTTAAAATTTTAA
- a CDS encoding T9SS type A sorting domain-containing protein encodes MPLLFQNYYVSQSETSVGQFEQVEAGIEQAFSSVTPLNESITTWTFLADSINQMIASLLEVYLLETDSSDKLNILLQINDYKSELDSLLEVVEVTYTTMIDSLGIQLALVDDLNGAIVSDSLFERIQQDVNHMALAKMMTSNFTLNASEMELLDSLAAVCSLFGGEGIYRARSLALIFGLENHRDDSLCVPSMLPRVREQNSNTQIQSSALSVYPNPASHILHIFVEDPDYKVAEIRILDILGNVINKFANTSVDRSMDLEINQIYKGIYRLEVKFTNGMVNSKIFLKF; translated from the coding sequence TTGCCATTACTCTTTCAAAATTATTATGTATCTCAGTCTGAAACAAGCGTTGGTCAATTTGAGCAAGTGGAGGCCGGCATTGAACAAGCGTTCTCCAGTGTTACACCACTCAATGAAAGCATCACAACATGGACTTTCCTCGCAGATAGTATAAACCAAATGATAGCTTCCCTGTTAGAAGTTTATTTATTGGAAACAGATTCTTCTGATAAACTCAACATTTTATTGCAAATAAATGATTACAAATCGGAATTGGATTCGTTATTGGAGGTAGTGGAAGTCACTTATACCACTATGATTGATAGTTTAGGCATACAATTGGCGTTAGTTGATGATCTGAATGGTGCTATCGTGTCCGATTCTTTGTTCGAGAGAATTCAGCAAGATGTGAACCACATGGCGCTCGCAAAAATGATGACCAGTAATTTTACTTTGAATGCATCGGAAATGGAATTACTTGACAGTTTGGCTGCAGTCTGTTCGCTATTTGGCGGCGAAGGAATTTACAGAGCACGATCGCTCGCTTTGATTTTTGGTTTGGAAAATCATCGCGATGACAGTCTCTGTGTACCATCAATGCTACCTAGAGTCAGAGAACAAAACAGCAATACACAAATCCAGTCTTCTGCCTTATCGGTTTATCCGAATCCAGCTAGTCATATCTTGCATATTTTTGTAGAAGATCCTGATTACAAGGTTGCAGAAATCAGAATTTTGGATATTTTGGGAAATGTTATTAATAAATTTGCTAATACTTCTGTTGATAGGTCAATGGATTTAGAAATAAATCAAATCTATAAAGGGATCTACAGGCTTGAAGTAAAATTTACAAATGGCATGGTAAACAGTAAAATATTTTTAAAATTTTAA
- a CDS encoding transposase, whose amino-acid sequence MKKTRRKFTGAFKASVALEAIKNKKTMADLSLQFDVNPL is encoded by the coding sequence ATGAAAAAAACAAGACGCAAATTTACCGGGGCCTTTAAGGCCAGTGTGGCTTTAGAAGCCATTAAAAACAAAAAGACTATGGCTGATCTTAGTCTTCAGTTTGATGTTAATCCGTTATGA
- a CDS encoding DDE-type integrase/transposase/recombinase has product MDKHLLQHPTEGVKSMVNLLKEKGYPVGPKRIRRLFKVMGWQTIYRRKNLTKQGLKQFIKPYLLRNLEITHANQVWCTDITYIPMAKGFMYMIAFIDVYSRKIMGWSISNSMSKQWCVAALKEAIAVNGKPNIINSDQGSPIYKCDVDSLFGI; this is encoded by the coding sequence ATGGATAAGCATTTGTTACAGCACCCGACAGAAGGGGTTAAATCAATGGTGAATCTTTTAAAGGAAAAAGGATATCCGGTAGGTCCTAAACGAATAAGGAGGTTGTTTAAGGTTATGGGATGGCAAACAATATATCGTCGCAAAAACCTAACAAAACAGGGCCTAAAGCAATTTATTAAACCGTATTTACTCAGAAATCTGGAAATCACACATGCCAATCAGGTTTGGTGTACCGATATTACGTACATCCCGATGGCTAAAGGATTTATGTACATGATTGCCTTCATTGATGTTTATAGTCGCAAAATCATGGGCTGGAGTATAAGTAATAGTATGAGTAAACAATGGTGTGTTGCTGCTTTAAAAGAAGCCATTGCTGTCAATGGTAAACCCAATATTATAAACTCGGATCAAGGTTCTCCAATTTACAAGTGCGATGTGGACTCATTATTTGGAATCTGA
- a CDS encoding YihY/virulence factor BrkB family protein translates to MKTQRNKFSIQLLNLPWVQTLKHWMQEHSFPGFRGVPIYKVLHFLYQESQRNDLNMRASAMTYHFFLALFPSLIFLFTLTAYLPKNLDFYSALEHALQSILPPGAKDYVIHDIIENIRPKAKSSFLSIGFVLAVYFGSEGILAMMRGFDKTYKLSFRKRNWIEKQFTAIGLTFALGILLIVSVVSIIVGEKVLIGVLNYIELSGFTKIAISSLKFLVTILLFYSVISLVYRYGPSIEKPIKGISPGALFATLSVIVTSILFGMFINAFGTYHKVYGAISALIITLVWLRLNTLLLILGFELNAAIVVNRDLMLESQMNKRLLKEEDD, encoded by the coding sequence TTGAAAACCCAACGAAATAAATTTAGCATTCAGCTTTTGAATTTGCCTTGGGTCCAAACTTTAAAACACTGGATGCAGGAACATTCCTTTCCGGGTTTTCGAGGAGTTCCCATTTACAAAGTGTTGCATTTTTTATATCAGGAATCGCAAAGAAACGATCTGAATATGCGTGCAAGTGCCATGACCTATCATTTTTTTCTGGCCCTCTTCCCTTCACTTATTTTCTTATTTACCTTGACGGCTTATTTGCCCAAAAATCTTGATTTTTATTCCGCACTAGAACATGCTTTACAATCCATACTCCCGCCGGGAGCGAAAGATTATGTGATCCACGACATTATTGAAAACATAAGACCCAAAGCTAAAAGTAGTTTTTTATCTATTGGATTTGTGCTAGCCGTTTATTTTGGTTCTGAAGGAATTCTGGCGATGATGCGGGGATTTGATAAAACTTACAAACTGAGTTTCAGAAAGCGTAACTGGATCGAAAAACAATTTACAGCCATCGGGCTCACCTTTGCATTGGGCATTCTCTTGATTGTATCGGTCGTGTCGATTATTGTAGGAGAGAAAGTGCTTATAGGCGTTTTGAATTATATAGAATTATCCGGGTTTACTAAAATAGCCATCAGCAGTTTAAAATTTTTAGTAACCATTTTATTATTTTATTCAGTGATCTCCCTTGTTTATCGTTATGGTCCCTCAATTGAAAAACCCATCAAAGGAATTTCTCCGGGAGCTTTGTTTGCAACGCTATCGGTGATTGTAACATCCATTCTCTTTGGTATGTTTATCAATGCCTTTGGCACTTATCATAAAGTTTACGGAGCCATTAGTGCCCTCATCATTACCCTGGTCTGGCTTCGGTTAAACACTTTATTACTGATCCTCGGTTTCGAATTGAATGCTGCTATTGTGGTCAACAGGGATTTGATGTTGGAAAGTCAAATGAATAAGAGGTTGTTGAAGGAGGAAGATGATTGA
- a CDS encoding acyl-CoA thioesterase, with protein MFRHQIQVRVRYSETDQMGYVYYGNYTQYFELGRVEAMRAMGIRYADLENEHKIWMPVVSMHVRYLRPARYDELLNIHTCVKEPNNDLIRFDTEIYNEEGKLLNAAHVILCFWDAQAGKKISVPDFVLYKLKAHFENPTK; from the coding sequence ATATTCAGGCATCAAATTCAGGTAAGGGTCAGGTATAGCGAAACAGATCAGATGGGATATGTATATTATGGAAACTATACCCAATACTTTGAACTGGGTCGTGTAGAAGCCATGCGCGCCATGGGAATAAGGTATGCGGATCTGGAAAACGAACATAAAATCTGGATGCCAGTCGTATCTATGCATGTCAGATATCTCAGGCCTGCCCGTTATGATGAATTATTGAACATCCATACTTGTGTAAAAGAACCTAACAATGATCTCATAAGATTTGACACGGAAATTTACAATGAAGAAGGAAAATTATTGAATGCCGCACATGTCATCCTTTGTTTTTGGGATGCGCAAGCCGGTAAAAAAATTTCCGTACCCGATTTTGTGCTATACAAATTGAAAGCCCATTTTGAAAACCCAACGAAATAA
- a CDS encoding arginine deiminase: protein MKQGVYVDSEINKLLKVIIHSPDEGIDRISPKRATELLFDDIVHLPTMRREHHIFRSVLVKFLGEKNVLETQQLIKESLDADEKIKTEVMDMIRDFEELPKAYFSELCKMDHHTLSEVLISGYYKKEDQIYFDPIPNFIFTRDIALTIKDHIVITKASKSVRHRENLLTRFILHAHPDFSYLANENKLINLNVIDDYPPSKKGEPISIEGGDLMLLNEEYLLIGSSERTTDHALQTLKRVLFEKDLIKNVVEVDVPKERSFMHIDTLFTQFDHHRFIGFKPIVKDGLGSYVTVYRKSGSVVEYPSVIDFMHDEISPNIEFIWSGNGESPYQEREQWTDGCNLLTLRPGVALTYDRNPVTETAFRNAGYKIIHATELLKTDFDPDQIHKTIITLPSSELSRARGGPHCMSCPVLRAIN from the coding sequence ATGAAACAAGGGGTATACGTTGATTCGGAAATCAACAAATTATTAAAAGTGATCATCCACAGTCCGGATGAGGGGATCGACCGCATCAGTCCGAAGCGCGCTACCGAATTGCTTTTCGACGATATTGTACACCTGCCCACCATGCGCAGGGAACATCATATCTTTCGATCCGTATTGGTGAAATTTCTGGGCGAAAAAAACGTGTTAGAAACCCAACAACTCATCAAGGAATCATTAGATGCCGATGAAAAGATCAAAACCGAGGTCATGGATATGATCCGCGATTTTGAAGAATTGCCAAAAGCCTACTTTTCAGAATTGTGCAAAATGGATCACCATACTTTATCAGAAGTATTGATTTCCGGCTATTACAAAAAAGAAGATCAGATCTATTTTGATCCGATCCCCAATTTTATTTTTACGCGGGATATCGCCTTGACCATCAAAGATCATATTGTCATTACCAAAGCATCCAAATCCGTTAGACATCGCGAAAATCTGCTGACGCGGTTTATTTTGCATGCACATCCGGATTTCAGTTATCTCGCGAATGAAAACAAACTGATCAATTTGAATGTGATCGATGATTATCCACCCTCTAAAAAAGGAGAACCCATTAGCATCGAAGGCGGTGACCTCATGTTACTCAACGAAGAATATTTACTCATCGGCAGTAGCGAACGCACCACTGACCACGCACTTCAAACTCTAAAACGCGTATTATTTGAAAAAGACCTGATCAAAAATGTGGTTGAAGTGGATGTTCCCAAGGAACGTTCCTTTATGCATATTGATACGCTGTTCACGCAATTCGATCACCATCGTTTTATCGGATTCAAACCCATTGTAAAAGATGGACTGGGTTCGTATGTAACGGTTTACAGAAAATCAGGCAGCGTTGTAGAGTATCCTTCTGTCATCGACTTTATGCATGATGAGATCAGTCCGAACATCGAGTTCATTTGGAGCGGGAATGGAGAATCGCCTTATCAGGAAAGGGAACAGTGGACCGACGGCTGCAACTTACTCACTTTAAGGCCGGGTGTTGCACTTACCTATGACCGAAATCCGGTAACGGAAACCGCATTTCGCAATGCAGGTTATAAGATCATACATGCCACCGAATTATTAAAAACTGATTTCGATCCAGATCAAATTCATAAAACAATCATCACCTTGCCTTCCAGCGAACTCTCCAGAGCCCGTGGGGGCCCACATTGTATGTCCTGTCCGGTGTTACGAGCCATAAACTAA
- a CDS encoding T9SS type A sorting domain-containing protein, translated as MRNIYLPIILLFQVHCLISQNVLNYFNAIAVDKNILLEWQMTQGQTCDGIRILHSTDSISFIEIGFIGGICGSKIETVTYQFTHKGPQLNSKHYYQLEFGNVGPSETVSVLLLDFSNGYIISPHPAQNNSLLYFKPTNPKYQLSIYQNNGQILLKSETDQNYFELSPHQIPNGVHIFEIIDARGIRITSGKIIILNE; from the coding sequence TTGCGAAATATTTACTTACCTATAATCCTTTTATTTCAGGTCCATTGCCTCATTTCACAAAATGTACTAAATTATTTTAACGCAATAGCCGTCGATAAAAACATTTTACTGGAATGGCAAATGACTCAGGGCCAAACATGTGATGGAATCAGAATACTGCATTCGACGGATTCTATATCGTTTATTGAAATTGGATTTATTGGTGGTATTTGCGGCAGTAAAATCGAGACCGTTACTTATCAATTCACACATAAAGGTCCTCAATTGAACAGTAAACATTATTATCAGCTTGAATTTGGAAATGTGGGACCCAGTGAAACAGTCTCCGTTTTACTACTCGATTTTTCAAATGGCTATATCATTAGTCCGCATCCGGCACAAAACAATTCCCTACTCTACTTTAAACCAACAAATCCGAAATATCAACTTTCGATCTACCAAAACAATGGTCAAATTTTATTGAAATCAGAAACAGATCAAAATTATTTTGAATTGAGTCCGCATCAAATTCCGAATGGAGTTCACATTTTTGAAATCATTGATGCTCGTGGAATCCGGATCACTTCCGGCAAAATAATTATTTTAAATGAGTGA
- a CDS encoding NAD-dependent epimerase/dehydratase family protein produces the protein MGQTRVLVLGANGQIGTVLVEALRQKWGREAVISSDLKAPSHPSGPYELINVLDQESIRQAVLKYNVTQIYHLAAILSARGEQDPINTWNINMQGLLNVLNTAVEMKLEKVFYPSTIAIYGPTTPKHMTPQQTIFVPTTVYGISKHSGELWCNYFHQRYSLDVRSLRYPGVVGWQSPPGGGTTDYAVEIFHEAIKNGTYTCFLEADTRLPMIYMDDSIRATLELMDAPKENIRVRTSYNLAGMSFTPAELAVEIQKHISGFSINYIPDFRQAIAKSWNESIDDSEARKDWNWNPHYDLEKMTSEMIQMLKAQQPSN, from the coding sequence ATGGGCCAAACTAGAGTTTTAGTACTGGGAGCAAACGGTCAGATCGGCACTGTCCTGGTTGAAGCACTTCGGCAGAAATGGGGTCGTGAAGCTGTCATCAGCTCTGATTTAAAAGCGCCATCACATCCCAGCGGACCTTATGAACTCATCAATGTTTTGGATCAGGAAAGCATTCGGCAGGCTGTTCTAAAGTATAATGTCACCCAGATCTATCACTTGGCGGCTATTCTTTCCGCAAGAGGCGAGCAGGATCCGATAAATACCTGGAACATCAATATGCAGGGGCTGTTGAATGTCCTGAATACAGCGGTCGAAATGAAATTGGAGAAAGTATTTTATCCAAGCACGATTGCCATTTATGGTCCGACCACACCGAAACACATGACGCCGCAACAAACTATTTTTGTTCCAACCACCGTGTACGGTATCAGTAAGCACAGTGGCGAGTTGTGGTGCAATTATTTTCACCAACGCTATAGTTTGGATGTTAGGTCGCTTAGGTATCCGGGAGTAGTAGGCTGGCAATCGCCTCCGGGTGGTGGCACTACGGATTATGCCGTTGAAATTTTTCATGAAGCTATCAAAAATGGAACCTATACATGTTTTTTGGAGGCTGATACGCGATTGCCAATGATCTATATGGATGACAGTATAAGGGCTACCCTTGAACTTATGGATGCACCAAAAGAAAACATCCGGGTGCGTACCAGTTACAATCTTGCAGGCATGAGTTTTACCCCTGCAGAATTGGCTGTAGAAATTCAAAAGCATATCTCCGGCTTTAGCATAAATTATATACCTGATTTCAGACAAGCCATTGCCAAGTCATGGAATGAAAGTATAGACGATAGCGAAGCGAGAAAAGATTGGAACTGGAATCCCCATTACGATCTTGAAAAAATGACCTCGGAAATGATACAAATGTTGAAAGCACAACAACCTTCCAATTGA